A single window of Salvia splendens isolate huo1 chromosome 8, SspV2, whole genome shotgun sequence DNA harbors:
- the LOC121744606 gene encoding uncharacterized protein LOC121744606 has translation MDGNSRYELMSASSDTNFAGNYQSSQRGYASPSLGRSSSFREGSESRNISSGKANSRGSAISPGDVPSLSQCLILEPIVMGDPRHARSGELRRVLANSAGSNSEENSFGSAHPKNSPPAAVEELKRLRASVADTCFKASGRARKFDEHLTKLSRYVEALPSKKPQQLRNELLTNERSSGATLKISQIHRNSSELGSQKFDDRSKNVGLSKRLRTSATEPRAECRNNAVLRQPMIVTKERDILKDNIADSDMVEEKIRRLPAGGEGWDKKMKRKRSVGAVSSRSLDNDGGPKRNMHNKLSIDSSMLPGDSAHGFRSGSSSGNKLEPMPSPAGSTPRLTFKSEQEKSMLSRDVSAGLIKERPLGKVNVKLNNREENHTMSSSPIVKGKASRAPRSGSTAAANAPRVAETLESWEQGQVVTKNTSIGGPNNRKRPLPSGSSSPPITQWVGQRPQKMSRTRRTNLIPVSNSDEVQMQSEGCSPTDFGPRISIGGINSSLLTKSSANGSQNFKVRSENISSPARLSESEESGAGESRINDKGVGSWNQEERTANGPSVGPSTIPIKKNKIVAKEDISDGVRRQGRSGRVSPFSRASISPTREKLDTVVATKPLRNARSGSEKSGSKSGRPLKKLSDRKNFSRLGHMTNGGSPDCSGESDDDREELMAAANLACNFSIKACSSAFWKTFEALFASIGPDEKSYLSRELKLAEESCTSLSQYRSNGNFDQDDSCRKDMPASGSVSFRSNHCSNSLDRMDSVEQHQNSSVGGSSDAEKTFGKSTPLYQRVLSALIVEDEIEEFEETGFGRPRNSANNSYFLSETESQHISNLDFSEPVIGAQTRKNGNVHKIFPCNGNMDVDRSPSAQDYMCNGDLTQKDCFMHSEVEVLVRLSRFEHAPQSLLPNNSGISSLDFQYEHMSVEEKLVEELQSIGLFLEAVPALDDKEDEGINHKIARLENGLLEQVRKKKTCLDKIDKAIQEENDVRRDPEQVAMDMLVESGYKKLLATKGTLATKLGILKVSKQVALNFCKRTLFRCLKFEDSGISCFSEPALREVVYAPPPKFSEMELLSGVNPAASNDTLGTSPRFDHGVAKNGPVSNRGKKKELSLYDVGGSVFRSSSGLGISGSAKGKRSERDRDSSKNGRLSMGGAKGERKTKTKPKQKTAQLSMSGVNNITETDGEAANNRRKDVRFMSSGNAPPESSKDAADFSALPLDNIDGIEELGVDGDTGAPQDLNSWFNFEVDGEEHDDVVGLEIPMDDLSDLLIF, from the exons ATGGATGGAAACTCAAGGTATGAATTGATGTCAGCCAGTTCAGATACTAATTTTGCTGGTAACTACCAGAGTAGCCAGAGGGGATACGCTTCTCCCTCTTTGGGTCGGTCCTCAAGTTTCAGAGAAGGTTCAGAAAGTAGGAATATTAGTTCTGGGAAGGCCAATTCTCGAGGCAGTGCTATTTCACCGGGAGATGTGCCTTCATTATCTCAATGCCTAATCTTGGAGCCGATTGTTATGGGTGATCCAAGACATGCTCGGTCTGGTGAGTTGAGGAGGGTTCTCGCTAATTCAGCTGGGAGCAATTCGGAAGAAAACTCTTTCGGATCTGCTCATCCGAAGAATTCACCTCCAGCTGCTGTTGAGGAGCTAAAACGATTAAGAGCAAGCGTCGCAGATACTTGTTTCAAAGCCAG CGGTCGAGCTAGAAAGTTCGATGAGCATTTAACTAAGTTGAGCAGATATGTTGAGGCCTTGCCCTCTAAGAAGCCACAGCAGCTGCGGAATGAGTTGTTGACGAATGAAAGATCTAGTGGTGCAACTTTGAAGATATCTCAGATACATCGGAACTCTTCTGAACTGGGAAGTCAGAAGTTTGATGACCGGTCTAAGAATGTTGGTCTCAGTAAGCGGTTGCGTACCTCAGCAACTGAACCTCGG GCAGAATGCAGGAATAATGCAGTACTGCGCCAGCCTATGATAGTGACAAAAGAAAGAGACATTCTAAAAGATAATATTGCAGATTCTGATATGGTTGAGGAAAAAATAAGAAGGTTGCctgcaggtggagaaggatgggataagaaaatgaaaaggaaaCGCTCTGTTGGTGCGGTATCTTCAAGATCCCTTGACAATGATGGTGGACCGAAACGGAACATGCATAATAAGCTTTCTATTGATTCTAGCATGCTCCCTGGTGATTCTGCCCATGGTTTTAG ATCAGGATCTTCGAGCGGTAATAAGCTAGAGCCTATGCCATCTCCTGCTGGTTCTACTCCACGGCTAACTTTCAAAAGTGAACAAGAAAAATCAATGCTCTCAAGGGATGTGTCCGCGGGACTAATAAAGGAACGACCTCTGGGAAAAGTAAATGTCAA GTTGAATAATCGCGAGGAGAACCATACAATGTCATCTAGTCCAATTGTAAAGGGAAAGGCTTCAAGGGCACCACGGAGTGGCTCTACGGCTGCTGCTAATGCTCCTCGTGTGGCTGAAACTTTGGAGAGTTGGGAACAGGGCCAAGTTGTGACTAAAAACACTTCCATTGGTGGGCCTAACAATCGCAAGCGTCCCTTACCTTCAGGATCATCCTCTCCCCCAATAACTCAATGGGTTGGTCAGAGGCCACAGAAGATGTCACGAACAAGGAGAACAAATCTTATCCCAGTATCAAACAGTGATGAAGTACAGATGCAATCTGAAGGGTGTTCTCCTACGGACTTTGGTCCGAGGATAAGCATTGGTGGGATCAACTCTTCCCTTCTTACCAAGAGTTCAGCTAATGGAAGCCAAAATTTTAAAGTAAGATCTGAAAATATTTCATCTCCAGCCAGATTGTCTGAAAGTGAAGAATCTGGTGCTGGTGAGAGCAGAATAAATGATAAAGGTGTGGGAAGTTGGAATCAGGAAGAAAGGACTGCAAATGGGCCAAGTGTTGGGCCATCAACAATCcctataaaaaagaataaaattgttGCCAAAGAAGATATTAGTGATGGTGTGAGAAGGCAAGGGCGAAGTGGACGAGTTTCACCATTTTCGAGGGCTAGCATTTCACCAACAAGAGAAAAATTGGATACTGTGGTGGCAACTAAGCCTCTTCGAAATGCAAGGTCTGGTTCTGAGAAGAGTGGAAg CAAGTCCGGTCGTCCTTTGAAAAAGCTGTCGGACCGCAAAAACTTTTCTCGTCTTGGCCATATGACAAATGGGGGATCTCCTGATTGCAGCG GAGAGTCAGATGATGACCGAGAAGAACTCATGGCAGCTGCCAATCTGGCCTGCAACTTTAGCA TCAAAGCATGTTCAAGTGCCTTCTGGAAGACATTTGAGGCATTGTTTGCTTCTATTGGTCCAGATGAAAAATCATACTTATCACGAGAG CTAAAATTGGCTGAAGAGTCATGTACAAGTTTGTCTCAGTACCGGAGTAATGGGAACTTTGATCAG GACGATTCTTGCCGTAAGGATATGCCAGCTTCTGGCTCTGTTTCTTTCAGAAGCAACCATTGCTCGAATTCTTTGGATAGGATGGATTCTGTTGAGCAGCATCAGAACTCCTCCGTAGGTGGGTCCTCAGATGCAGAGAAAACATTTGGTAAAAGTACTCCACTTTATCAGAGGGTACTATCTGCTCTCATCGtggaagatgaaattgaagagtttGAAGAAACTGGATTTGGGAGACCAAGGAATTCAGCTAATAATTCATACTTCCTCTCTGAAACTGAAAGTCAGCATATAAGCAACTTAGACTTCTCCGAGCCAGTAATTGGTGCTCAGACAAGGAAAAATGGTAATGTGCATAAGATTTTTCCTTGTAATGGGAATATGGATGTGGATAGGAGCCCCAGTGCACAAGACTATATGTGTAATGGTGATCTGACACAAAAAGATTGTTTCATGCACTCAGAGGTTGAAGTTTTGGTTAGGCTTTCAAGATTTGAGCATGCTCCACAAAGTCTGCTTCCGAATAATAGTGGCATTTCTTCCTTAGATTTTCAATATGAGCATATGAGTGTTGAAGAAAAACTTGTAGAAGAACTGCAGAGCATTGGCCTGTTCCTGGAAGCTGTG CCTGCATTGGATGACAAAGAAGATGAGGGAATCAACCATAAAATTGCTCGGTTGGAGAACGGACTTCTTGAACAG GTTCGAAAGAAGAAGACATGCTTGGATAAAATAGATAAGGCTATTCAAGAAGAAAATGACGTTAGAAG GGACCCTGAGCAGGTTGCGATGGACATGCTTGTTGAGTCGGGGTACAAGAAACTTCTG GCAACTAAAGGAACCTTGGCCACTAAGCTTGGGATTCTTAAGGTGTCAAAACAAGTTGCTTTGAATTTTTGCAAGAGAACGCTTTTTAGATGCCTTAAATTTGAAGATTCGGGTATCAGTTGTTTTTCTGAACCTGCACTCAGGGAGGTCGTATATGCACCACCTCCTAAGTTCTCGGAGATGGAGCTACTTTCAGGTGTTAACCCAGCAGCTTCCAATG ATACACTTGGGACTTCACCTCGTTTTGATCATGGTGTTGCTAAAAATGGGCCAGTATCAAATAGAGGAAAGAAAAAGGAACTATCGCTCTACGATGTAGGTGGTTCTGTCTTCCGATCTTCGTCTGGTCTAGGCATCTCTGGCAGTGCAAAGGGAAAGAGAAGCGAAAGGGATAGGGATTCAAGCAAGAACGGAAGGCTGTCCATGGGTGGCGCCAAGGGCGAGcgcaaaacaaaaacgaaacc
- the LOC121743222 gene encoding protein trichome birefringence-like 36, which yields MADFQTNSPFLLSLFFLLSLSSFSLIQSSNYDQQELQWLDDKDDEISMFQSRHSSLRSCDFSKGKWVYDQTYPLYDANCPYLSSAVTCRKNGRPDSDYEKWRWKPHGCSIPRFDALDFLGRMRRKRIMLVGDSIMRNQWESLVCLVQSVVPTSRKSVIYNGPTMAFLALDFEMSIEFCWAPFLVELKREADGKRILHLDLIEENAKYWRGVDALVFDSAHWWTHSDKRSSWDFVMEGNNVYKGINPSLAYEKGMRTWAKWIDLNLDPRRTKVFFRTMSPRHNKENGGKCSKDKEPLKYLTRPHVPEPMVVLVKVLRSMEFPVSFQDVMTLSDLRRDGHPSVYARAAGGKNNQLMKDHNSDCSHWCLPGVPDTWNDILYAML from the exons ATGGCAGACTTCCAAACCAATAGCCCTTTccttctctccctcttctttctcctctccctctcctccttctctctcatCCAATCCTCCAATTACGACCAGCAAGAACTCCAGTGGCTAGACGACAAAGATGACGAGATCTCCATGTTCCAAAGCAGACACTCATCCCTCAGAAGCTGCGACTTCAGCAAAGGAAAATGGGTCTACGATCAAACCTACCCCCTCTACGACGCCAACTGCCCCTACCTCAGCAGCGCCGTCACCTGCCGCAAAAACGGCCGCCCCGACTCTGACTACGAGAAGTGGAGGTGGAAGCCCCATGGCTGCTCTATTCCTAG GTTTGATGCATTGGATTTTCTTGGAAGGATGAGGAGGAAGAGGATCATGCTGGTGGGTGATTCCATAATGAGGAACCAGTGGGAGTCCCTTGTTTGCTTGGTTCAGTCCGTTGTCCCGACATCTCGAAAATCGGTCATCTACAATGGCCCTACAATGGCCTTTCTTGCTCTA GATTTTGAGATGTCTATTGAATTCTGTTGGGCTCCTTTCTTGGTGGAGTTGAAGAGAGAGGCTGATGGGAAGAGAATACTGCACCtagatttgattgaggagaatgCCAAGTATTGGAGAGGTGTGGATGCCCTCGTGTTTGATTCGGCTCATTGGTGGACTCACTCGGATAAACGAAGCTC ATGGGATTTTGTGATGGAGGGGAACAATGTGTACAAAGGCATCAATCCGTCACTTGCTTATGAGAAAGGGATGAGAACTTGGGCTAAGTGGATTGACCTAAATCTTGATCCTAGGAGGACTAAAGTGTTCTTTAGAACCATGTCACCTAGACATAACAA GGAGAATGGAGGGAAGTGTAGTAAAGATAAAGAGCCACTGAAGTATCTAACCCGGCCTCATGTCCCGGAGCCAATGGTGGTTCTGGTGAAGGTGCTGAGGAGCATGGAGTTCCCGGTGTCATTTCAGGATGTGATGACGTTGTCGGATTTGAGACGGGACGGTCACCCCTCGGTCTATGCCCGGGCGGCCGGGGGAAAGAACAACCAGCTGATGAAGGATCACAACTCTGATTGTAGCCATTGGTGTCTGCCTGGAGTGCCTGATACTTGGAATGATATCTTGTATGCAATGCTTTAA